The following proteins are co-located in the Anas platyrhynchos isolate ZD024472 breed Pekin duck chromosome 1, IASCAAS_PekinDuck_T2T, whole genome shotgun sequence genome:
- the POLQ gene encoding DNA polymerase theta isoform X3 → MARREDGGAPANGGGAAAAPRAGRGAPLSPHAPSPAVLSPPPGLQRSLHGSGSPGKYQQVNVPEDQADKLLLASWGLPKAVLEKYHSLGVVQMFEWQAECLMLGQVLEGKNLVYSAPTSAGKTLVAELLILKRVLETRKKALFILPFVSVAKEKKCYLQALFQEVDVKVEGYMGSISPAGRFSSLDVAVCTIEKANGLINRLIEENQMDSLGVVVVDELHMLGDSHRGYLLELLLTKVRYVTEKAAKRRTKTTGHGFGGVQIVGMSATLPNLGVLASWLDAELYCTDFRPVPLMEWVKIGNNIYDSSMNLVREFQPKLQLKGDEDHIVSLCYETVCDGHSVLLFCPSKNWCEKLADIIAREFYSLQQADSCARNSSLSPVVVDREGIDEVLDQLKRSLSGLDSVLQRTLPWGVAFHHAGLTFDERDIIEGAFRQGLIRVLAATSTLSSGVNLPARRVIIRTPMFGGKLLDILTYKQMAGRAGRKGVDTEGESILVCKPSERSKGTALLQGSLKPVCSCLLRREGEGVTSSMKRAILEIIVGGVANTPSDVQTYASCTLLASSLSSSKWRNEKQQDKAQNGPIEACVAWLLENEFIQVLDSGDDEKAKVYHPTHLGSATLSSSLSPTEAMEIFADLQRAMKSFVLENDLHIVYLVTPVYEEWTTIDWYQFFCLWEKLPASMKRVAELVGIEEGFLARSVKGKIIAKTEKQHRQMAIHKRFFTSLALLDLISEVPLKDMTKKYGCSRGQLQSLQQSAATYAGMVTVFCNRLGWHNMELLLSQFQSRLTFGVHRELCDLVRVSLLNAQRARMLYNAGFVTVADLAKASPGDVATALKNSVPFKSGRKAVDEDEESAEERRTVRSIWMAGMKGLTESEAAFLIVEEARGLLQQDLALMGVQWNPESFLESDSSSMISSASELEDRPCRSKGEQSSESSRVLNKKVCRDQHHNSLGSQVRNVSSIKKGCKRRLSSSTANSRFESQVPCKKQAQAEERNDDTVHSARKRPNMSRDNEDEERISQVKNEVGSRRAIPELPTEQGKTPTLRKMSSASRLIRSMDAHLNRTRNKNTVSKLQSSLLEDSSMLNIDKEKPSTFHPGISKDNFSSDQNNKEFLEKRSVAHIVSNSVQINGGRKDKMEELFTEPSTSNEGVPKGRGCFQATVILQGTPRVNTETHDAVENPVVPATARMQRNKYIDDRQNKVNKMQKDVSCAEATTAKQHSALGTDHCNVCASCSGNGCVHNGSRKQKPAHFCPGDDKSCHVQIQSGAKNGSEKPNGILLQAGVLQKVNSHPKDVLKDSLVNSRAVCDADGVQNGSSSAPFCDCRDFEDSLQLDTQTESIIKQAAAGITGQQGTESSELAAVPQQETSRKRRTLQTENATGERLAATVRKLGLSSLITTNNIIKSTDQHCSNKVLESGDSNVQPIAKEIEPAPFLKESDFSVTDSQLHSFLQDYQTQNSVKEESASKGPNKATSPLGREQEQVECHPVTETSLNMSDSLLFDDSFSNVSDLSAKQAVEADRKEPAGRQGALLPADGLLQNVRPVQNKSDVSNNQKEHEDPAQCNDASLAFSDLIAEVLDHENSPSFLGDPTSPFHGQSRLRNPVICNNDPNPKVLVVDQGEKLQSSQQTLEEKTHPVACTDHSFELSPGLQDVLDKWPSPSGIEPVSVNLQSSCLKGKLVASIAKQEPDAVFEFDHRQAEPLPNCQDLKNHYRIKENKPEDLDVQKSDCVTLKLKGSNRTSCPPPDNCNGFIPPTPPKEHFPQSSVSLSVKSTRKRQVACVKEGQLIEPRQNSKSDAEQQVKTLQFNLESVDPIETDEIRDDSTIDQGFSLQLSQDAFPLIPLSAESFTIIDVASDKVLFQTFLAEWKEKSRFSISVACERTERLVSPKSTIGGRFKQGSSPQRMQGTDDGFPVQGCENILVVGLAVCWGGKDAYYISLQQMQDQNEISLSLAPPPLDKNLSVTERLQHLQLYLQKKQERSLVMYNFIQHYKTLVMACGISLEGSFEDPKVACWLLDSGSKERTLHSMVTTFLPNELPLLEGVGTGQGVQSLGLSASRDHSGRYRAAIESVLIFNVMNQLHDELQKQNLTDVFSKVEMPSHYCLALLELNGIGFSTAAYETQKQVMQAKLTEIETKAYQLAGHSFSLTSPDDIAEVLFLELKLPQNGDVTVQRNKKTLGYTRRTSAKGNLVRLSKQFSTTKDVLEKLKTLHPLPGLILEWRRINNAITKVVFPLQREKRLHSVLGMERIYPVSQTHTATGRVTFTEPNIQSVPRDFAIEMPTVVEESPPFRAVYSRAVCGSRGRRHSSMLPNGVNIQDEDRTKGRGIPFSVSMRHAFVPFPA, encoded by the exons GGAAATACCAGCAAGTAAATGTTCCCGAAGACCAAGCAGACAAGTTGCTCCTCGCAAGCTGGGGTCTTCCGAAAGCAGTTCTGGAGAAATATCACAGTCTGGGAGTAGTGCAGATGTTTGAGTGGCAAGCAGAATGCCTAATGCTCGGACAAGTTCTGGAAGGAAAGAACCTGGTTTACTCAG CTCCTACCAGTGCCGGAAAGACTCTTGTTGCAGAATTGCTCATTCTGAAGCGAGTCTTGGAGACCCGTAAGAAAGCTCTTTTCATCCTTCCCTTTGTCTCTGTGGCCAAGGAGAAGAAATGTTATCTGCAG GCCCTGTTTCAGGAGGTGGATGTGAAAGTTGAAGGCTACATGGGAAGCATCTCTCCAGCTGGACGTTTCTCTTCTCTGGATGTTGCTGTCTGCACCATTGAGAAAGCCAATGGCCTCATCAATAGACTAATAGAGGAAAACCAAATGGACTCACTAG GAGTTGTGGTTGTGGATGAGTTGCATATGCTGGGAGACTCTCATCGAGGATATCTGTTGGAGCTCCTTCTGACCAAAGTTCGATACGTGACAGAGAAGGCTGCAAAACG ACGGACAAAGACAACCGGCCATGGTTTTGGAGGGGTACAGATAGTAGGCATGAGTGCTACCCTCCCTAACTTGGGAGTGCTAGCCTCGTGGTTAGATGCAGAGTTGTACTGTACGGATTTTCGCCCTGTGCCCCTCATGGAGTGGGTGAAAATTGGCAACAACATTTATGACTCTTCCATGAACCTGGTGCGAGAATTCCAGCCCAAACTTCAACTGAAG GGAGATGAAGACCATATCGTGAGCCTGTGTTATGAGACTGTTTGTGATGGCCATTCAGTTCTGCTCTTCTGTCCATCCAAGAATTGGTGTGAGAAGCTGGCGGACATCATTGCCAGGGAATTCTACAGTTTGCAACAAGCTGACA GTTGTGCAAGAAACTCATCCCTTTCCCCAGTTGTTGTGGACAGAGAAGGAATAGATGAGGTCCTGGATCAGCTAAAGCGCTCCCTATCAGGTCTGGATTCTGTGCTCCAACGTACTTTGCCATGGGGAGTGGCATTTCATCATGCAG GTCTTACTTTTGATGAACGGGACATAATTGAAGGAGCCTTTCGCCAGGGCTTGATTAGAGTTCTAGCAGCAACATCCACTCTCTCTTCTGGAGTGAATTTGCCTGCACGCCGAGTAATTATACGAACTCCCATGTTTGGTGGCAAACTGCTGGACATCCTCACTTACAAGCAGAtggctggcagggctggcaggaaaGGAGTAGACACAGAGG GTGAGAGCATTTTAGTTTGCAAGCCCTCAGAAAGATCAAAAGGAACTGCTCTACTTCAGGGATCTCTCAAGCCTGTTTGCAGTTGTTTGCTTAGAAGAGAAGGGGAAGGTGTTACTTCAAGCATGAAGCGAGCAATACTTGAG ATCATAGTGGGAGGAGTGGCCAACACTCCAAGTGATGTGCAGACCTATGCTTCTTGCACTCTTCTTGCATCCAGCTTGAGCAGTAGCAAGtggagaaatgagaaacagcaAGACAAAGCACAGAATGGACCTATTGAGGCTTGTGTAGCGTGGCTGCTGGAGAACGAATTCATTCAGGTTCTGGACTCTGGCGATGATGAGAAAg caaaGGTTTATCATCCCACACATCTTGGCTCAGCTactctttcctcttctctttcaccAACTGAAGCCATGGAAATTTTTGCTGACCTGCAGCGAGCTATGAAAAGCTTTGTCCTGGAGAACGATCTGCATATTGTCTATTTG gtTACCCCGGTGTATGAGGAGTGGACCACAATCGATTGGTACCAGTTTTTCTGCTTATGGGAGAAGCTGCCTGCCTCAATGAAACGTGTGGCTGAGCTGGTGGGGATCGAAGAAGGCTTTCTGGCCCGCTCTGTAAAAGGCAAAATCATAGCTAAGACAGAGAAACAGCACAGACAAATGGCAATCCACAAAAG GTTTTTCACTAGTCTTGCCCTTCTGGATTTAATCAGTGAGGTTCCTTTAAAAGATATGACCAAGAAATATGGTTGCAGCCGTGGCCAGCTTCAGTCCTTGCAGCAGTCTGCAGCCACCTATGCAG GAATGGTAACAGTTTTCTGTAATCGACTGGGCTGGCACAAcatggagctgctgctctctcaGTTCCAGAGCCGCCTCACTTTTGGGGTTCACAGGGAGCTTTGTGACCTGGTACGAGTCTCTCTGCTGAATGCCCAGCGTGCTAGGATGCTGTACAACGCTGGCTTTGTCACAGTGGCTGATCTTGCTAAAGCCAGTCCTGGTGATGTGGCAACTGCTCTGAAGAATTCAGTACCATTCAAAAG TGGTCGTAAGGCTGTGGATGAAGATGAAGAATCAGCAGAGGAGCGTCGGACTGTGCGCAGCATCTGGATGGCTGGAATGAAAGGTTTAACTGAAAGTGAAGCAGCTTTCCTCATTGTGGAAGAAGCCAGAGGACTTCTCCAGCAGGATTTGGCACTGATGGGAGTGCAGTGGAACCCAGAGTCTTTTCTTGAGTCTGATTCATCCTCTATGATCAGCAGTGCGTCAGAGCTGGAAGACAGACCGTGTAGATCAAAAGGAGAGCAGTCTTCTGAGTCTTCTAGGGTGTTAAACAAAAAAGTGTGCAGAGATCAGCATCATAATAGCCTTGGTTCCCAGGTTAGAAACGTATCAAGTATTAAAAAGGGGTGCAAAAGGCGACTAAGCAGTAGTACAGCAAACTCCAGATTTGAGAGCCAAGTCCCATGTAAGAAACAAGCTcaagcagaggaaagaaatgatgACACTGTGCACAGTGCTAGAAAACGCCCCAATATGAGCAGAGATAACGAGGATGAGGAACGAATTTCTCAGGTCAAAAATGAGGTAGGTTCCAGGAGAGCAATTCCAGAACTCCCTACCGAGCAAGGAAAGACACCAACACTGAGAAAAATGTCTTCAGCTTCTAGACTGATAAGAAGTATGGACGCACATTTAAACCGGACTAGGaacaaaaatactgtttcaaaACTGCAGAGCTCACTACTTGAAGATTCAAGTATGCTTAACATAGATAAAGAAAAGCCTTCTACCTTCCACCCCGGCATTTctaaagataatttttcttcagACCAAAATAATAAGgaatttttagaaaaaaggTCTGTAGCTCACATAGTCTCAAATTCTGTACAGATTAATGGTGGGAGGAAAGATAAAATGGAGGAGCTGTTTACAGAGCCTTCCACCTCTAATGAAGGTGTGCCTAAGGGAAGAGGATGTTTTCAGGCAACTGTTATATTACAGGGTACTCCACGTGTCAACACGGAGACGCACGATGCTGTAGAAAATCCAGTAGTACCTGCTACTGCTAGAATGCAGAGAAACAAATATATTGATGATAGGCAGAATAAAGtcaataaaatgcaaaaagatgTGAGCTGTGCTGAGGCAACGACTGCTAAGCAGCACTCTGCTTTAGGCACAGATCACTGTaatgtgtgtgctagctgctCTGGAAATGGATGTGTCCATAATGGCAGCAGGAAACAGAAGCCTGCACATTTTTGTCCTGGTGATGATAAATCCTGCCATGTTCAGATCCAGAGTGGTGCCAAAAATGGGAGTGAAAAACCCAATGGAATATTGTTACAAGCTGGAGTACTACAGAAAGTCAACAGTCATCCTAAGGATGTTCTGAAAGACTCTTTAGTAAATTCCAGAGCTGTTTGTGATGCAGATGGTGTTCAAAATGGTTCTTCCTCTGCTCCTTTTTGTGACTGTAGAGACTTTGAAGACAGCTTACAGTTGGATACTCAGACTGAGAGCATAATaaaacaggcagcagctggaatCACAGGACAGCAGGGAACAGAGAGTTCAGAGCTGGCAGCAGTACCACAGCAGGAAACCTCCAGGAAACGAAGGACTTTGCAGACTGAAAATGCTACTGGTGAAAGGCTAGCTGCAACAGTAAGGAAACTGGGCTTATCAAGTCTTATCACAACGAATAATATTATAAAAAGCACAGATCAGCACTGCAGTAACAAAGTTTTGGAGTCTGGAGACTCAAATGTACAGCCCATAGCAAAAGAAATAGAACCTGCACCTTTCCTTAAAGAAAGTGATTTCTCGGTGACTGACTCCCAGCTACACAGTTTCCTACAAGATTACCAGACCCAAAATTCAGTGAAAGAGGAGAGTGCTTCTAAGGGTCCTAATAAAGCAACCTCCCCTCTTGGTAGGGAGCAAGAACAAGTTGAATGCCATCCTGTCACTGAAACGAGCCTGAATATGAGTGATAGCTTGCTGTTTGATGATAGCTTCAGTAATGTCAGTGATCTTTCAGCTAAGCAAGCTGTGGAAGCTGACAGAAAGGAACCTGCGGGAAGGCAGGGGGCTTTGCTTCCTGCAGATGGTCTCTTGCAGAACGTAAGGCCTGTTCAGAATAAATCTGATGTCAGTAACAATCAGAAAGAGCATGAGGATCCAGCACAGTGTAATGATGCCTCTCTAGCCTTCTCTGATCTCATTGCTGAAGTGTTGGATCATGAGAACTCCCCATCTTTTCTGGGAGATCCTACTTCTCCATTTCACGGTCAGTCCCGATTAAGAAACCCAGTGATTTGTAACAATGACCCCAATCCAAAGGTTTTAGTAGTGGATCAAGGTGAAAAGCTCCAGAGCAGCCAGCAAACTTTGGAAGAGAAAACCCATCCAGTGGCATGTACTGACCACTCGTTTGAACTGAGCCCAGGACTGCAGGATGTATTAGACAAATGGCCTAGCCCTTCAGGCATTGAACCAGTTTCAGTAAATCTGCAAAGCTCCTGTCTGAAAGGGAAGTTGGTTGCTTCTATTGCTAAGCAAGAGCCAGATGCAGTGTTTGAATTTGATCATCGTCAGGCAGAGCCTTTGCCCAATTGCCAGGATTTAAAAAACCATTacagaattaaagaaaacaaaccagaagACTTGGATGTTCAGAAATCAGACTGTGTAACACTTAAGCTCAAGGGAAGCAACAGAACATCCTGTCCTCCACCAGATAACTGTAATGGCTTTATTCCTCCAACACCCCCCAAAGAACATTTTCCCCAAAGTTCTGTGTCTCTCTCCGTGAAATCTACAAGGAAGAGACAAGTTGCCTGCGTGAAGGAAGGGCAACTGATTGAGCCACGGCAGAATAGCAAAAGtgatgcagagcagcaggtaaAAACACTCCAGTTCAATTTGGAGAGTGTAGACCCAATTGAGACTGATGAGATAAGAGACGATTCCACCATAGACCAAGGCTTTTCACTGCAGCTGTCTCAGGATGCTTTTCCACTCATTCCCTTAAGTGCTGAAAGTTTCACTATCATTGATGTAGCGAGTGACAAAGTACTTTTCCAGACTTTTCTTGCAGAGtggaaggagaaaagcagattCTCCATCTCAGTGGCATGTGAAAGGACAGAACGTCTGGTGTCGCCTAAATCAACGATTGGTGGCAGATTCAAACAAG gAAGTTCTCCCCAGAGGATGCAAGGTACAGATGATGGATTTCCTGTCCAAGGCTGTGAAAACATCTTGGTAGTTGGACTGGCAGTGTGTTGGGGAGGAAAAGATGCCTACTATATCTCCTTACAGCAGATGCAAGACCAGAATG AAATCAGCCTGAGTTTGGCACCACCGCCTTTGGACAAAAACCTGTCTGTAACAGAGAGATTGCAGCATCTGCAGCTCTACCTGCAGAAGAAGCAGGAGCGCTCACTTGTCATGTATAACTTCATTCAGCACTACAAGACCCTGGTGATGGCTTGTGGCATCTCCTTGGAAGGAAGTTTTGAGGACCCAAAG GTTGCATGTTGGCTGCTTGATTCTGGCTCTAAGGAACGTACACTTCACAGCATGGTGACTACATTTCTACCCAATGAGCTACCTCTACTGGAAGGAGTAGGCACTGGCCAGGGAGTGCAAAGCCTGGGGCTTAGTGCCAGCAGAGATCATTCAGGGCGGTACAGAGCAGCAATAGAATCTGTGCTCATCTTCAACGTCATGAACCAGCTCCATGATGAATTACAGAAGCAAAATCTGACAG ATGTGTTTTCTAAAGTGGAGATGCCCAGCCATTATTGTTTGGCTCTGCTGGAGCTGAATGGCATTGGCTTTAGCACAGCAGCATATGAAACCCAGAAACAGGTCATGCAAGCTAAACTGACTGAGATTGAGACCAAGGCATATCAGCTGGCAGGCCACAGTTTCTCCTTGACCAGTCCTGATGACATTGCAGAG gttttgttcCTGGAGCTGAAACTGCCACAAAATGGAGATGTGACAGttcaaagaaacaagaaaactcTGGGTTACACCAGAAGAACATCTGCTAAAGGAAACCTGGTTAGGTTGAGCAAGCAGTTCAGTACAACCAAG GATGTTTTGGAGAAATTAAAGACACTTCACCCATTGCCGGGGCTCATACTAGAATGGAGGAGGATCAACAATGCCATTACTAAAGTGGTGTTTCCGCTACAGAGGGAAAAACGATTGCATTCAGTACTGGGAATGGAAAGGATATATCCAGTGTCACAGACTCACACAGCTACAG GTCGAGTAACTTTCACGGAGCCAAATATCCAGAGTGTGCCAAGAGATTTTGCGATTGAAATGCCCACTGTGGTTGAAGAAAGCCCACCCTTTCGAGCTGTTTATTCTCGTGCTGTTTGTGGCAGCAG AGGTAGAAGGCATTCCAGTATGTTGCCTAATGGTGTAAATATTCAGGATGAAGACAGAACTAAAGGAAGAGGAATCCCATTTTCTGTTAGCATGAGGCATGCCTTTGTTCCCTTCCCAG CTTGA